A single window of Colletotrichum higginsianum IMI 349063 chromosome 8, whole genome shotgun sequence DNA harbors:
- a CDS encoding LSM domain-containing protein → MENGNISQGEGKDPSSFLSDIIGNPVTVKLNSGVVYKGELQSVDGYMNIALEKTEEYVNGAKRRSYGDAFVRGNNVMYISADS, encoded by the exons ATGGAGAACGGAAACATCAGCcagggcgagggcaaggacCCTTCTAGCTTCCTCAGCGACATCATCGGCAACCCCGTCACCGTGAAGCTCAACTCGGGCGTCGTCTACAAGG GTGAGCTGCAGTCCGTCGATGGATACATGAACATAGCActggagaagacggaggagTACGTCAACGGCGCCAAGAGGCGGTCGTACGGCGACGCATTTGTGAGAGGAAACAACG TCATGTACATCTCTGCAGACTCCTAG